CCTTATTGCTCTTTCTTAGGCATGAAAACTATTTTTAAAATCATGGAGAAAGTTTTCCTGCTAATCTGCATAACGATTCTAGCAGATCGGTGTAATATTCCTCCTAAAGAATTTACTCTTATAGGAAAATGGAAAGCAATAGAATCAAGCGGACTTGATGTATCCAAAATGTTTTATATTGATATTGAAGATGGGGAAGAAATAACTTTTGAGAAAGGAAACATTGCAATTGATCATCTAAAAAATAAGGGTACATATGAAGTTTTTGAAAATAATCTTCATATTGTCTTTCCAAAAGACGAATACTATTACATTATCAGTCGTCATGAAACTGACCCTGATAAAATGTATTTAACACCAACAGATGAATATTATAGCATTCTTTGTGATGAAGGTTGCGCTTTTTTATACAAAAAAATACAATAAACAATTTCAATATAAATAAAATATTGAATTAAGGCTTAAGCTCAAAAGCCTAAAATAAAAGCACATATAATGAACAAAGGAAAATTAATTGTTTTTTCGGCACCATCAGGATCAGGAAAAACAACTATCGTAAAACATTTACTAGGGAAAGAAGATTTAAACTTAGAATTTTCAATCTCGGCAGCATCTCGTGATCCACGCGGAGAGGAAGAACACGGAAAAGATTATTATTTTATTTCGTTGGAACAATTCAAAAAACACATTAAAGCCGAAGAATTCTTAGAATGGGAAGAAGTGTACCGTGATAATTTCTACGGAACCTTAAAAGCCGAAATCGAAAGAATCTGGGCAATGGGAAAAAATGTAATTTTTGATATTGATGTTGCAGGTGGATTACGTATCAAACATAAATTTCCTGAACAAACTTTAGCTGTTTTCGTAAAACCGCCAAGCGTTGACGAACTAAAACGCAGATTAAAACAACGTTCTACAGAAAGTGAAGATAAAATCAATATGCGTATTGCAAAAGCTTCTGTGGAATTGGCCACTGCTCCTCAATTTGATACTATTATAAAAAACTACGATTTAGATACAGCTAAAGAAGAAGCTTATCAACTTGTAAAGGATTTCGTAAATAAATAATTTTATTCCGCAGAGATACACAAAGAAAAAACACAGAGATTCGCAAAGCTATTTTAAAACTTTGCGAATCTTTGTGCTATCTTAGCGAATTTCTGTGAAACTACAAAAAATGAAAATAGGCCTTTATTTCGGAACATATAACCCTATTCATGTTGGTCATTTGATTATTGCCAATCATATGGCTGAGTTTGCCGATTTAGATCAGATTTGGATGGTCGTTACACCACATAATCCGTTGAAGAAAAAGGCGACTTTATTAGACGACCAACAACGCCTTCAAATGGTTTTTCTGGCAACAGAAGATTACCCAAAGATAAAACCATCGGATATTGAGTTTAAATTACCTCAGCCGAGTTATACCGTAATTACTCTGGAACATTTAAAGGAAAAATACCCCAATCATGAGTTTTCTTTGATTATGGGAGAAGATAATCTAAAAACGCTTCATAAATGGAGAAACTATGAAGTAATTCTAGAAAACCATGATATTTATGTGTATCCGAGAATTTCTGACGAACCCGAAAATGTGGAATTAAAATCGCATCCAAAAATTCATGTTATCGATGCACCGATTGTAGAGATTTCTTCGACTTTTATTCGAAACAGTATTAAAGAGGGGAAAAATATTCAGCCTTTACTTCCTCCAAAAGTTTGGGAATATATTGATCATAATAATTTTTATAAGAAATAAAATTATCAAATTTTAAATTGCCTCCAGTTTTAACTGGAGGTTTTTTGTTTTAAAAAACAAATGGCTTTAGCCAAAATGCGGTGTTTGGCTAAAGCCATTCAAATCATTCTTATTTTACCTCCAGTTAAAACTGGAGGCAATTCATAAAAAAACCTTTTTGAAAGCTTTAAACTTTGATAAAGGTCGCATAACGTTTGCAAAATCTAATAAAAAAAGCCTGAATTCTAAATTCAGGCTTTCGTTTTATAATTAAGCTTCGATACTCACGTCGCTTTTTACTCTAGTTCGAATCTCACTCAGCGATTGATCCACTAAAAGTTTTCCATCTCTGAAAACCTCTTTCAATTCGCCTTGTTTTTCTTCTTCCCAAGACACATTATCACTTAAATGATACTTGCCATCGATTAAATCAATTTTCATCAACCCTTTGGCTGATTTTTTAGTTCCGTCATCTGTGATTGGATCTTTGAAGATCGCTCTTCCTTCTCCGTTTACTTCTCCGTAAGTTGCTTTCATTGCGAATCCGAAAGTATCTCTGGTATTGTATTGATATGTAAAAGATCCAATTCCTAAAACCACATTGGTAGAAGCAAAACCTTTTTCTTTTAATCTTTCACATATCTGAGTTGCTCTTGCTACGGTAATACTGTCTCCATAAATAGCGCCAATCTGCGGCACTAGTTCTTTGAATCCTTTAGTATTTGTTGTACCGCCAAAAACATCCCAAAGCAATTCGATTACCCCTTTTCTTTCTTGTTCTGTTTTCCCATCAGGATTTCCGCAGATAATTAGAATTGGGTCACCGCTGTCAGGACGAATTACGACTTTACCTTCTCTTGAAACGATATCTTCTCTCAACCTTGGAAGATAATCCGTTAAAACTTTCCATAAATCCCAAGTATCAGAAACGATAGAAACAATTCCTTTTGGATATACTTCTGTAATTAATCTTTTGAACGTTTCATATTCTCCTTCTGTAGTTCCCATACACATTACAGAATGTTCTGTTGCGGCAACTGAACCTGCAACTAATTCCTGATCTGAATTGGCTTTGTAATATTCTTCTAAGAAATCAATAGCCGGAATGGTATCTGATCCTGTAAAGCTTAATAAATGTCCTGCCGCAGAGGTTAAAGAAGCTTCGATACCGCCCATTCCTCTCATAGAAAAATCATGTGCCTGCCAATCTACAAATTCAGGTACAGATGAAGTTTCTGAAGCATATTTGTCCAATACCTTTCTATATTCTTTTGCAATTGTTGCTGAGTTACAAGGCAACCAGATTACGGCTGAAAGCAAAGTTTCAAAATAATTGGTCAGCCAGAAAAATTCCGGAATGGTATTGTACATCGTAAACATTGGCACTCGCAACGGAACGCTTGCTCCTTCTGGCAAAGCTTTAAAGACCATCGGAATATATCCTAAATCGTGTAAATCTTCGATATGTTTTGTACCGACTTGGTTTTCGCCCAAATAATTATTGATTCTACGAGAATATTTTTTAATTACTTCTTCTTTTGGCTGTTTGAAGAAATACTCTTCAAAATCATGAATAATGTATTTTTTAATGAAATACTGCAATCCGAAAAAGATTACCTCATCAACTTCTTCAAGTCTTGATTTTCTTGGTGTCCAGTTAGAATATACTAAACTTGTTCCATCTGGGTATTGTCTTCTGTGGTCAACTTTGTAACCATCGGTTAATAATAGTGGGTTCATATATTTTTTCTATTTATATTTTTTGTGATAATCGGTATGCTAAATCTTCAATATCATTGGATCTTGCCAAATTGTCAATCCACTTTTCTGGAATATTTTCAATTCCGTAATAAATTCCTGCCAATCCTCCAGCAATTGCAC
This portion of the Flavobacterium panacagri genome encodes:
- the nadD gene encoding nicotinate (nicotinamide) nucleotide adenylyltransferase, whose translation is MKIGLYFGTYNPIHVGHLIIANHMAEFADLDQIWMVVTPHNPLKKKATLLDDQQRLQMVFLATEDYPKIKPSDIEFKLPQPSYTVITLEHLKEKYPNHEFSLIMGEDNLKTLHKWRNYEVILENHDIYVYPRISDEPENVELKSHPKIHVIDAPIVEISSTFIRNSIKEGKNIQPLLPPKVWEYIDHNNFYKK
- the gmk gene encoding guanylate kinase codes for the protein MNKGKLIVFSAPSGSGKTTIVKHLLGKEDLNLEFSISAASRDPRGEEEHGKDYYFISLEQFKKHIKAEEFLEWEEVYRDNFYGTLKAEIERIWAMGKNVIFDIDVAGGLRIKHKFPEQTLAVFVKPPSVDELKRRLKQRSTESEDKINMRIAKASVELATAPQFDTIIKNYDLDTAKEEAYQLVKDFVNK
- a CDS encoding nicotinate phosphoribosyltransferase is translated as MNPLLLTDGYKVDHRRQYPDGTSLVYSNWTPRKSRLEEVDEVIFFGLQYFIKKYIIHDFEEYFFKQPKEEVIKKYSRRINNYLGENQVGTKHIEDLHDLGYIPMVFKALPEGASVPLRVPMFTMYNTIPEFFWLTNYFETLLSAVIWLPCNSATIAKEYRKVLDKYASETSSVPEFVDWQAHDFSMRGMGGIEASLTSAAGHLLSFTGSDTIPAIDFLEEYYKANSDQELVAGSVAATEHSVMCMGTTEGEYETFKRLITEVYPKGIVSIVSDTWDLWKVLTDYLPRLREDIVSREGKVVIRPDSGDPILIICGNPDGKTEQERKGVIELLWDVFGGTTNTKGFKELVPQIGAIYGDSITVARATQICERLKEKGFASTNVVLGIGSFTYQYNTRDTFGFAMKATYGEVNGEGRAIFKDPITDDGTKKSAKGLMKIDLIDGKYHLSDNVSWEEEKQGELKEVFRDGKLLVDQSLSEIRTRVKSDVSIEA